The DNA region TGGAGATACACTAGGTATGTTAATTGCTCATTTATTTGTGTCGTTTATACCAAAATCAGGTAGAATTAGAGGTAGCAAAATCAACACATTTTTAACAATGCTTAGCTCATCTAAGTTTAAACTAGTTGTGTCATAACACATTTGTTGACTTGACCTAACAAGTTGAATCCAGACCTAACGGGCTGAATCCAAAAATGATCCATCAAATAATTGGGTTGAAACGGGTCAAAATGCAACATAAAGTCAAACATATGAAGTCAAATTTGGAGATTGAGAattatgtaaatatgaaataactaagctaataatataagaaaaatacattagttttcaccctttttttatattaaaaaaaaacaccaaataaaaaaGGAGGGAAGGTGTTCATGTTGGGTAGGTTGAGTTATGACCTATTATTCGTCTTTACCAACCTATCTTGTCCCAAACAAATTTTGGAGAGATGAGTCTTGAATGTTAATTTGATTTGTTTTGACAAGCTCAAGTGGATTCTTTGAGATTTCATTCGATAGACTAGTACTAGTAATCTGCATACCTTGTTTGAATAGAGAACTAAACTTTTTAGTTTATTGATCATTTAGCTACAATTTTTCGATATTTTTGCAGCATTTAGGTACAATCCAGGCCTTCACAGTGTTGTAGAACTCGAGGGTGAAAGCTCATACAAGAGTTGTGATATAAGCAGTTCCGTGAACTCGATGAGTGCGGGCAACGATGTTGTTAAACTAAACAAGCCAGGGACTCGATACTTTGCTTGTGGAACAGCAGGTCACTGTAACCAGGGAATGAAGCTTAAAATCACAACTGTTACTGGAAGTGCACCTTCTAATCAGGCTGCCTCTTCCACACCTAGCTCCTCTTCTGCAGCTTCTTTTCGGATTTCTACTCCGTTCTTCGCTTTCATTGCTGCAACTTTGACTATACAAATAACTATAGTCTTTCTGttataagaaatatttttgctTAATGATTCAATGTTTTGCACTTGATGAGGCGGAGTAGCTGGTATTTATACGGAGTGGAGCACTATGTTAATTTTGTCGGTAAGTTGTTCATGTGATGTATTGtgattatttacttcaaattttgTTAAGACTTTGAATAATGACAGtaatttgtttgtattgttGATTACACTCTTCTTGTAGTCTTATAAATTTACTCTAAAGTATAAGTTTTGGTTTTGTCTCAAATGTAATTGAATCCTATATTTCTATGTAAATGACTATTGATAGCTTTTATAAATCATTTCTGTCAACTTATTTACATAGTGAAGTGGTCTTTAGGCGTCCTGTCGTTTACTTCTGCTGTATCTCTTCCTAAAATACTGGAAGAAAAGAAGGGAtgattggaagaaaatataCAATAAGAATGACAAGCATATTTTCTCCATGAATAAGTTCAGTGCCCCTTTTTGCTACTCTTAGACTTTGCCAGATGTGGGAAGACACTCAAAATGTTGCAGGCCCTTAGATCTTGTCTGGTTAAGATTCCAACCACTGGAAATACCTACAAAAAAGCACAACGCAAGTTAGTTATACTACTTGTATTGAAAAATATACGTAAAAAGCTCTATTACTACCAACTTCTTTGGGATTGAggcgtagttgttgttgtaaactATCTTCTATACTCACCCCTGCTGCTTGGTATTTGGGTACGATGATCATGTGTCGAAGCCCCACTTGCCTGAAAGCCACTAATACCTTTGCTACTGACATGCTTTCCGCCACGGTATGAGGGGTTGTGTTGATCAAGGGATGCAAATCAACATACATCTCCATTTCATCCTTTGTAACCGTAAAATCTTCAATTTTACCCCACCTTTCTGCTAGATCAATCCATGTGAATTTCTCCTCTACTTCCCAATCCTCTGTTCTCCTTCTCTCATTCAAGAACCACTTCTTTTTTAGCACCAAAAGAAGGTGAGTCCTTAAGACAAGTCCATGCAATTCAGGTATCTCTCCACCTACAACAGGGAATCCATTGTGTGTGGTGTTTTTTAAAACCTCTACGATTCGTCTCACTTTCTCAATTCCCTGAAGTGTAACTACTGGTGGCTTTACATCAGCAAGTTCACCAACTGTGATATTCCTCATCCATGGCTCAGGATGTGCTTCCAAGAAAGGTAGACCTTTtagttccaaaattatttcatagATACTTGGGTTAAAGCAGTCTCCTACACTTTTAGCAATTAGAAGGACTAGCATTGTGATTGGTAGAAGGAGGAGGTTGTTTGTTAGCTCAAGAAATATGACACAAACAGAAACAGTCATTCTCATCGAACCAGCCATAAGGGAAGCTGCTCCAAGAACAGCATACAACCCTTGATCAATTTTTGTGTAAGGTCTCATGGCAATGCCAAGCAAGCGACCATAACCTGAagggataattacatttttggaccattcaaaaaaatatagccagaaaatgtataggtttttgtatattaagtataaatatacatataatatacataatcagtgtatagaatgtgtatattttggctagcgccCGTAATTAATTTCTGGTAAAAATGGAAAAGCCCTAACCTGAACCCATGAGGATGATTGGAAGGAAGAGACCAGAGGGCACTGCAATTCCAAAAGTAACAACTCCCAAGATGCAATACAATACAAAGAAGATGAGAAGTGACATTACTTGGAATTCAGTGGCAGTGTTTAGGGAGAAAATGTTTCTGACCGCGTCCTCGTTTGTTGTAAGGAGAAGAGTGGCCAGATCATTGTAATAGCCATTTGGACAGTTGAATTGTTTGAAGTTTCCTGTCCCTCCAGTAGCAGGACAAGACACTGATAGGGATGAATCACAAGGCTTGCATTTAGCAAGAAAAGGAAGTCCATACATGCAAATGGAGGTGAAGAGGGAAACACTTAGAGCAAGAAACAGCTTATGTAATTTTCCCTTCCTGCAATATCACAGAAGAATCAATGTTAGAGCAGCCTTATCTGGAATATTCTT from Lycium ferocissimum isolate CSIRO_LF1 chromosome 2, AGI_CSIRO_Lferr_CH_V1, whole genome shotgun sequence includes:
- the LOC132047311 gene encoding mavicyanin, giving the protein MKALRKSLFIFVIVAVMIQKTAMAAQHVVGGSQGWDESTDFKSWSSGQTFKVGDTLAFRYNPGLHSVVELEGESSYKSCDISSSVNSMSAGNDVVKLNKPGTRYFACGTAGHCNQGMKLKITTVTGSAPSNQAASSTPSSSSAASFRISTPFFAFIAATLTIQITIVFLL
- the LOC132047310 gene encoding chloride channel protein CLC-a-like, translating into MEEPNRFATINEEERDTESNYSQHQPLLKRNRTLSSTPIAIVGAKVSHIESLDYEVNENDIFKHDWRRRSRAQALQYVFFKWTLAFLVGLLTGGVATLIGLSTENIAGYKLRAVVNYIDEKRYLMGFAYFAGANFLLTLVAAFLTVYFAPTAAGPGVPEIKAYLNGVDTPNMFGATTLFVKIIGSIGAVSAGLDLGKEGPLIHIGTCIASLLGQGGSDNFRLSWHWLRYFNNDRDKRDLITYGSSSGVCAAFRAPIGGVLFALEEVATWWRSALLWRTFFSTAVVVVVLRAFMEYCKSGSCGLFGRGGLIMFDVSGVIVRYHGVDIIPVVIIGVIGGLLGSLYNHVLHKVLRLYNLINEKGKLHKLFLALSVSLFTSICMYGLPFLAKCKPCDSSLSVSCPATGGTGNFKQFNCPNGYYNDLATLLLTTNEDAVRNIFSLNTATEFQVMSLLIFFVLYCILGVVTFGIAVPSGLFLPIILMGSGYGRLLGIAMRPYTKIDQGLYAVLGAASLMAGSMRMTVSVCVIFLELTNNLLLLPITMLVLLIAKSVGDCFNPSIYEIILELKGLPFLEAHPEPWMRNITVGELADVKPPVVTLQGIEKVRRIVEVLKNTTHNGFPVVGGEIPELHGLVLRTHLLLVLKKKWFLNERRRTEDWEVEEKFTWIDLAERWGKIEDFTVTKDEMEMYVDLHPLINTTPHTVAESMSVAKVLVAFRQVGLRHMIIVPKYQAAGVFPVVGILTRQDLRACNILSVFPHLAKSKSSKKGH